The following proteins are co-located in the Clostridiales bacterium genome:
- a CDS encoding S-layer homology domain-containing protein, with translation MRKVLSFVLVLTLVLGSFSMAFAATPAAISDVAGKNCEEAVRVLTSLGVVTGYEDGTYKPDQVVTRAEATLVVIKALGLANSVGTQKSSFTDLSGYGWAEGYIAFATQLGITNGYPDGSFKPGQTVSYNEFATMLVRALGYTDVSLTGTWPAKYVNQASAVGIMDDIASGGAAGANRGDVAIMANNALTAYIGSVDKDNNWSPIIKSGSVARDNIVYDTMIGRLGGNFFEGIIFDTDSSTINIRPYVGKYAEYYTSKADGKGDIMAIAAVKSTAIAGEFDDDNANNWTVAQVFEGNDDVDYKLAADMTDDTEFFYNGESTGTLSPSAITDVEVDLSGKTIKELYSASQWHVDIAEKIDAGDLDDLADGELLGFDFDTDKKDSIIDDSFELIGAKSLSDIKGDNVVYIYSGTDYIRKVAVGTEVVEGKITKINSDGDWIIAGKTYAFSDVADAASSDADAGDTVKVWLDAYGDIFDADVVSGSAKDYAVVLNTGSFDQIKLFLATDSSKVFDTDLTSAEYTAATSPANRLIGYGLDKDGAVDSVYTDDFYVAATTAEIVSNKVFDDGTRTYAIASDVVVFTKDGSDYGVTKLADVDKGTDSVGEIVSFILRENKVVAMIVNEGIAAGSGDDSYAVISKTEASTNAQDDKAYLLTGFIDGKKMSEVYTSSRSTIGEVTTGVAIYEFKYNDDKNVSKITKFTTAPVTGAVSADGKVSDGYIQLASGKKAIADNAVVYEVVFKDDNTTVKEYKAYSGTIKATYNVWMYDTDDDKAGAEVVIIEKN, from the coding sequence ATGAGAAAAGTACTTTCATTTGTACTTGTGCTCACCCTGGTTCTGGGAAGCTTCTCAATGGCATTCGCTGCTACTCCAGCCGCTATAAGCGACGTAGCTGGAAAGAACTGCGAAGAAGCTGTTAGAGTGCTGACAAGCCTTGGTGTTGTTACCGGTTATGAAGACGGCACATATAAGCCAGATCAGGTGGTAACAAGAGCAGAAGCAACTCTCGTTGTAATCAAGGCACTGGGCCTTGCTAACTCCGTTGGAACTCAGAAGAGCTCCTTCACTGACCTGAGTGGTTATGGTTGGGCTGAAGGCTACATCGCTTTCGCTACTCAGCTGGGAATCACAAACGGTTATCCGGATGGATCTTTCAAACCGGGACAGACTGTAAGCTACAATGAATTTGCAACCATGCTGGTTAGAGCATTAGGTTACACTGATGTTTCCTTAACTGGAACATGGCCTGCAAAATATGTTAACCAGGCTTCCGCTGTTGGAATCATGGATGACATCGCAAGCGGCGGCGCAGCTGGCGCAAACAGAGGCGATGTAGCTATTATGGCTAACAATGCTCTGACTGCTTATATCGGAAGCGTTGATAAGGACAACAACTGGAGTCCTATCATCAAGAGCGGATCCGTAGCAAGAGACAATATTGTATATGACACCATGATCGGAAGACTTGGCGGTAACTTCTTCGAAGGTATCATCTTCGATACAGATTCCTCCACGATCAACATCAGACCTTATGTAGGAAAATATGCTGAGTACTACACAAGCAAGGCTGATGGCAAGGGTGACATTATGGCTATCGCTGCTGTAAAATCAACTGCTATCGCTGGTGAATTCGATGATGACAACGCTAATAACTGGACTGTTGCTCAGGTATTCGAAGGCAACGACGATGTTGATTACAAACTTGCAGCAGACATGACTGATGATACCGAATTCTTCTATAATGGAGAATCCACAGGTACTCTTTCACCAAGTGCAATCACTGACGTCGAAGTTGATCTTTCTGGAAAGACCATCAAAGAACTGTACAGTGCATCTCAGTGGCATGTTGATATCGCTGAAAAAATTGATGCTGGTGACTTAGATGATCTGGCTGACGGCGAACTGCTGGGCTTTGATTTCGATACTGATAAGAAGGACAGCATTATCGATGATTCTTTCGAACTGATCGGTGCTAAATCCTTAAGTGATATCAAGGGCGACAATGTTGTTTATATCTACTCCGGAACTGACTACATCAGAAAAGTTGCAGTTGGAACAGAAGTAGTTGAAGGCAAAATCACCAAAATCAACTCTGACGGTGACTGGATCATCGCTGGAAAGACTTATGCTTTCTCTGACGTAGCTGATGCTGCTAGCAGCGATGCTGATGCTGGCGATACTGTAAAAGTATGGCTCGATGCATATGGCGATATCTTTGACGCTGACGTTGTAAGCGGTTCTGCTAAGGATTATGCAGTTGTACTGAATACTGGTTCCTTCGATCAGATCAAGCTGTTCCTGGCAACTGACAGCAGCAAGGTATTTGATACTGATTTAACTAGTGCCGAATATACTGCCGCAACTTCACCTGCTAACAGACTGATTGGATACGGCCTTGATAAGGACGGCGCGGTTGACAGCGTGTACACTGATGACTTCTATGTTGCTGCTACTACTGCAGAAATCGTAAGCAACAAAGTATTCGATGACGGAACAAGAACTTATGCAATTGCAAGTGACGTAGTAGTATTCACCAAAGACGGAAGCGATTACGGTGTTACTAAGCTCGCAGACGTTGATAAGGGTACTGACAGCGTAGGAGAGATCGTTTCCTTCATCCTCAGAGAAAATAAAGTGGTAGCTATGATCGTTAACGAAGGTATTGCAGCTGGAAGCGGAGACGATTCCTATGCGGTAATTTCCAAGACTGAAGCTTCTACAAACGCTCAGGACGACAAAGCATACCTGCTGACCGGATTCATCGACGGAAAGAAGATGAGTGAAGTATACACCTCCAGCAGATCCACTATTGGTGAAGTAACAACTGGAGTTGCAATCTACGAATTCAAGTACAACGATGACAAAAACGTTTCCAAGATCACTAAATTTACGACTGCCCCTGTGACTGGAGCTGTAAGCGCTGATGGTAAGGTATCTGATGGATACATCCAGCTCGCTAGTGGTAAGAAAGCTATCGCAGACAACGCTGTTGTTTACGAAGTAGTGTTCAAGGATGACAATACTACAGTAAAAGAATACAAGGCATACTCCGGAACAATTAAGGCAACTTACAATGTTTGGATGTATGACACAGATGATGACAAAGCTGGTGCTGAAGTCGTAATCATCGAAAAGAACTAA
- a CDS encoding S8/S53 family peptidase, with translation MSAFEQQLEYVKLRHMTGIDRWHDAGYLGQDLKIFCDDVGGKHVEHVVDILEVIVPEAEILTGKIGYRIRYGSVVESFVHYDKTGETIDFDNFMKRHEIRLINNSTTGSGGPAVSPIGAFMRTKIDQYNIIMTASAGNGYGQPINTNYYGAAILVTSVQLNDAGRIVNSKCAEDGGIDFSMFYGPMPGTSYSSPFLLGMIGLLLGKYPRMNQKEVYQYLKEHCISLGIREIFGHGLPILGQV, from the coding sequence ATGTCAGCTTTTGAGCAACAGCTTGAGTATGTCAAGCTTCGTCACATGACAGGCATAGATCGGTGGCATGATGCAGGATATTTGGGGCAAGACCTTAAAATTTTCTGCGACGATGTGGGTGGGAAGCATGTAGAACATGTTGTGGATATTTTAGAAGTAATTGTACCAGAGGCTGAAATTCTTACAGGAAAAATCGGATACCGTATTCGATACGGATCAGTGGTTGAGAGTTTTGTTCATTATGATAAAACAGGAGAGACGATTGATTTTGACAATTTTATGAAGAGGCATGAAATCAGGCTTATTAACAATTCGACAACCGGATCTGGCGGACCAGCAGTGTCGCCGATAGGGGCTTTTATGAGAACAAAGATAGATCAATACAATATTATAATGACTGCTTCTGCCGGGAATGGATATGGACAGCCTATCAACACCAATTACTACGGCGCCGCAATACTTGTCACATCCGTTCAATTGAATGATGCTGGCAGAATTGTCAATTCAAAGTGTGCTGAAGACGGAGGTATTGATTTTTCTATGTTTTATGGCCCAATGCCGGGAACTTCATATTCATCCCCTTTCTTGTTAGGAATGATAGGTCTACTGCTTGGTAAATATCCGCGCATGAATCAAAAAGAAGTGTATCAATATTTAAAAGAGCACTGTATTTCGCTTGGTATAAGGGAGATATTCGGACACGGATTGCCTATACTTGGGCAGGTTTGA